The Sulfurospirillum halorespirans DSM 13726 genome has a window encoding:
- a CDS encoding aminotransferase class V-fold PLP-dependent enzyme: MQAIRKNIIKDKNLLYFDYTASGQGYKPIEKQMQTILETYANTHSEVASSAIQTSAYYAKARLDLKHALAVDERFYLFPCGSGATGAIKKFQELMGIYIPPRTLKRFTCKPQTLPIVFVGPYEHHSNELSFREGLCEVIRVPLDDEEKIDMAFLQTQLELHKEREIIASFSVASNVTGIVSDYKNIYTLIKRYNGILCLDAAAASPYINIDCNYYDALFLSPHKLLGGVGSCGLLVMKKALCTEATPTFAGGGTVGYVSRVSHTFLSDMELIEDAGTPAILQFIKASLAYNLRNEIGLEKIQAVEDELKFYFGSRIRCIEGVKLYCKYSQDKLPIFSLNFEGINPYDISQYLSDHFGIQTRAGCSCAGPYGHDLLKLADGQDFDEKPGWLRISIHYTHTKKEIDTLLKAIKHAVSALKK, from the coding sequence GTGCAAGCCATACGCAAAAACATCATTAAAGATAAAAATCTTCTCTATTTCGACTACACCGCATCCGGTCAGGGCTATAAGCCGATTGAAAAACAGATGCAAACCATTCTTGAAACCTATGCTAATACCCACTCTGAAGTGGCGTCAAGTGCCATTCAAACGAGTGCATATTACGCTAAAGCACGCTTGGATCTCAAACATGCCTTAGCGGTGGATGAGCGTTTTTATCTTTTTCCGTGTGGCTCAGGTGCCACAGGAGCGATTAAAAAATTCCAAGAATTGATGGGGATTTACATTCCGCCTCGCACCTTAAAACGCTTTACATGTAAACCCCAAACGCTTCCTATTGTTTTTGTGGGACCTTACGAGCACCACTCCAATGAGCTCAGTTTTCGAGAAGGGTTGTGTGAAGTGATTCGTGTGCCTTTGGATGACGAAGAAAAGATCGATATGGCATTTTTACAGACCCAGCTTGAGCTTCATAAAGAGCGCGAGATCATCGCTTCGTTTTCCGTTGCTTCCAATGTTACGGGCATCGTGAGTGATTATAAAAATATTTATACCCTCATCAAGCGCTACAACGGCATCTTGTGCCTTGACGCTGCGGCCGCTTCGCCTTACATAAACATCGATTGTAACTACTACGACGCACTGTTTCTCTCACCGCATAAGCTCTTAGGTGGTGTGGGATCGTGCGGGCTTTTAGTGATGAAAAAAGCGTTGTGCACCGAAGCCACACCCACCTTCGCAGGCGGAGGAACGGTGGGGTATGTTTCAAGGGTTTCGCACACGTTTTTAAGTGACATGGAACTGATCGAAGATGCAGGAACGCCTGCTATTTTGCAGTTTATCAAAGCTTCTTTGGCGTACAATCTTCGCAACGAAATTGGTTTGGAGAAGATTCAAGCTGTGGAAGATGAGCTGAAATTTTATTTTGGTTCACGCATACGCTGTATCGAAGGGGTCAAGCTCTACTGCAAATATTCGCAAGACAAGCTTCCCATTTTCTCTCTTAATTTTGAAGGCATCAATCCGTATGATATTTCGCAATACCTTTCGGATCATTTTGGGATTCAAACCAGAGCAGGATGCAGTTGCGCAGGGCCTTACGGACACGATCTTTTAAAATTGGCAGATGGTCAAGATTTTGATGAAAAGCCAGGTTGGCTGCGTATTTCCATCCATTACACGCATACGAAAAAAGAGATCGACACGCTTTTAAAAGCGATCAAACATGCCGTATCAGCACTCAAAAAATAG
- a CDS encoding TrkH family potassium uptake protein produces the protein MSIKSILKFVSAVGLVVFFLFLIPPIVGFFYNEDVFIYAVAMFALFIINLSTFLILKNDEMILGIKESIVSVNFIWILLGVGGAIPLVLYTNIDPAGAFFEAISGFTTTGASAYTNVEILPKAILFHRSLMHWIGGIGIIVLGVGLLPLINPSGSLSLFKAESTGISMDKITPKIKDTANRIWAVYILFTLANFALLMLFGMNWFDAINHAFATISTGGFSTKNSSLAGFSDGVIWTTTFFMTISGINFLAHIRFFNGDKWAFNTEENQWYIGLIVFLSFMMALEHTLTSQNSFYNSLMHAFFTVTTLASTTGFASLDYEKWGQFTMMIAIIAMIMSANAGSTAGGIKMIRYVLFFKNIALEIKRTIQPDVITSIFVDGKQIKSSIINSVFGFFALFILTAFMVTMYLFARGFDFLTAFSTSISMIGNIGPGLNLTGPSQNYAFFTWYDKLVLSAAMIIGRLECYTVFMMLSRNFWKKF, from the coding sequence ATGAGTATTAAAAGCATTTTAAAATTTGTCTCTGCTGTTGGACTGGTTGTCTTTTTTCTTTTCCTCATTCCCCCCATTGTAGGTTTTTTTTACAACGAAGATGTTTTTATCTACGCTGTAGCGATGTTTGCTCTGTTTATTATTAATCTCTCCACTTTTTTGATTCTTAAAAATGATGAGATGATTTTAGGCATTAAAGAGAGTATTGTCTCGGTTAATTTTATTTGGATTCTCCTAGGTGTCGGAGGAGCCATTCCACTCGTACTTTACACCAATATCGATCCTGCAGGTGCTTTTTTTGAGGCGATTAGCGGTTTTACAACAACGGGAGCAAGTGCTTATACCAATGTTGAGATCTTGCCCAAAGCCATTTTGTTTCACCGAAGCTTGATGCATTGGATTGGGGGTATTGGTATCATCGTTTTAGGCGTTGGGCTTTTACCACTGATCAATCCTAGTGGATCACTAAGCCTTTTTAAAGCTGAATCGACGGGCATTTCGATGGATAAAATCACGCCAAAAATTAAAGATACCGCTAACCGTATCTGGGCGGTGTATATCCTCTTTACACTGGCGAATTTTGCGCTTTTAATGCTTTTTGGTATGAACTGGTTTGATGCGATCAATCACGCCTTTGCAACCATCTCCACAGGTGGTTTTTCCACTAAAAACAGCTCCTTAGCTGGCTTTAGTGATGGCGTTATCTGGACAACGACTTTCTTTATGACGATTTCAGGCATCAACTTTTTAGCCCATATTCGTTTCTTTAATGGCGATAAATGGGCGTTTAATACTGAAGAAAACCAGTGGTATATTGGGCTTATTGTCTTCTTATCGTTTATGATGGCGCTTGAACACACATTAACATCGCAAAACTCTTTTTACAACTCGCTGATGCACGCCTTTTTTACCGTCACAACGCTGGCTTCGACCACGGGTTTTGCTTCGCTCGATTATGAAAAATGGGGACAGTTTACGATGATGATCGCCATCATCGCTATGATCATGAGTGCCAATGCTGGCTCAACGGCAGGTGGTATTAAGATGATTCGCTACGTGCTCTTTTTTAAAAATATCGCGCTCGAGATCAAACGAACCATTCAGCCCGATGTCATCACCTCGATTTTTGTCGATGGAAAGCAGATTAAAAGCTCCATCATCAACTCGGTTTTTGGCTTTTTTGCCCTCTTTATCCTCACCGCTTTTATGGTAACGATGTACCTCTTTGCCAGAGGATTTGATTTCCTTACTGCCTTTAGTACGTCTATTTCCATGATCGGCAACATTGGACCTGGGCTCAACCTCACAGGTCCTTCGCAAAACTATGCTTTCTTTACATGGTACGATAAACTGGTACTTTCCGCGGCGATGATTATCGGAAGATTAGAGTGTTATACCGTTTTTATGATGCTCAGTCGTAATTTTTGGAAGAAGTTTTAA
- a CDS encoding NAD-binding protein: MQVIIAGAGKVGYNIAKHLMHNNSVTIIDQNEYAIQNIHENLDVLGICGNIENPHTYLGINPHIDLFIAVTDSDEVNLLSSLIIDNIATVKRKIIRLKNNFFASDQVKTKLNINDTIVPSFEAAQPFKYLVDFSHAHNAKALAFTKALLVSIRLKDDFTPRMISTFIGELNGELAVAGMERKKQFFVPKPVETMLPNDLVYLFAFPSAILLLRSLACENNEPSTPIKNCVIFGADSLGIEIAKVLLKKGIDVQIMDKNIELCRKANIELKNKATVLKTTYDADHIVNKTRFDTDMFIAATKNDEYNITKCIEAKQKGIKKIIGINNDIAYSSLMRNLNIEVVRGEKINAYYSILERIHSNNILTQKKFCGGEGSVIMRKIDATSSLIGEKLHLPDKVDDKGHFIILRGNDIYEYRLIPTFECDDVIVAFTKESDFEVVAKWLQQNV; this comes from the coding sequence ATGCAAGTGATTATAGCAGGCGCTGGGAAAGTTGGCTACAATATTGCCAAACACCTGATGCACAACAACAGCGTGACGATCATCGATCAAAATGAATATGCCATCCAAAACATTCACGAAAACCTCGACGTTTTAGGCATTTGCGGCAATATTGAAAACCCGCATACCTACCTTGGTATTAACCCCCACATCGATCTTTTTATTGCGGTAACCGATTCGGATGAAGTGAATCTTCTCTCCTCTTTGATTATCGATAACATCGCAACAGTGAAGCGCAAGATTATTCGTCTTAAAAACAATTTCTTCGCCAGCGACCAAGTCAAAACAAAGCTCAACATTAACGATACCATTGTTCCCTCCTTTGAAGCAGCGCAACCCTTTAAATACCTTGTTGATTTTTCACACGCGCACAATGCCAAAGCCCTTGCGTTTACCAAAGCGCTTCTTGTTTCCATTCGGCTTAAAGATGACTTTACCCCACGGATGATCTCGACCTTTATTGGTGAACTCAATGGCGAACTTGCCGTTGCTGGTATGGAGCGTAAAAAGCAGTTTTTTGTCCCCAAGCCTGTTGAGACGATGCTTCCCAACGATCTAGTCTATCTCTTTGCCTTCCCCAGTGCCATTCTCTTGCTTCGTTCACTCGCATGCGAAAACAATGAACCTTCCACTCCGATTAAAAATTGTGTTATTTTTGGAGCAGATTCGCTCGGTATTGAGATTGCCAAGGTACTGCTTAAAAAAGGGATTGATGTTCAGATTATGGATAAAAACATTGAGCTGTGCCGTAAAGCCAATATTGAACTTAAGAACAAAGCGACCGTACTTAAAACAACCTATGATGCCGATCATATTGTGAATAAAACCCGTTTTGACACCGACATGTTTATCGCTGCGACAAAGAACGATGAGTATAACATCACCAAATGTATAGAAGCCAAGCAAAAAGGGATCAAAAAGATCATTGGTATCAACAATGACATCGCTTACTCCTCTTTAATGCGTAACCTTAATATCGAAGTGGTTAGGGGTGAGAAGATCAATGCCTACTATTCCATTTTGGAGCGCATTCACTCCAACAACATTTTAACCCAAAAGAAATTTTGCGGTGGCGAAGGCTCCGTCATTATGCGCAAAATTGATGCCACCTCCTCATTGATTGGCGAGAAACTGCACCTGCCTGACAAAGTGGATGACAAAGGGCATTTTATTATCTTGCGTGGTAATGATATTTACGAATATCGCCTTATCCCAACCTTTGAATGCGATGATGTCATTGTCGCGTTTACCAAAGAGTCCGATTTTGAAGTTGTTGCCAAATGGCTTCAGCAAAATGTCTAA
- a CDS encoding FtsW/RodA/SpoVE family cell cycle protein: protein MFQIDRRILTHFDFLIPILVLPIITLSYYLIAEASGMLANKQIVYYAVGCFAFFMFFIIPIKKIEWVIPFFYWVTIILLISVDFFGIAKLGARRWLEIPFVHFTIQPSEIFKPAFILMLAYLIKHNPPDEKGYGWKSFFKLSFYIVLPFILVAKEPDLGTAMILLLLGYGTLFVIGVHKKIWITLAILIGISSPLLYNGLHDYQKQRIADFVSEKPSYHVKQSIIAIGSGGLTGKERSEATQTHYKFLPIATSDFIFAYTVERLGFWGALGLILCYAFLVMHLLSLNFILKEDYFARVITSGISLLIFFYMSINIAMTIGLAPVVGVPLPFYSYGGSSFITFFALFGILENLLAFRFDPTYRSIKYSL, encoded by the coding sequence GTGTTTCAAATTGATAGGCGCATCTTAACACATTTTGATTTTTTAATTCCTATACTCGTCCTTCCTATCATCACTCTCTCGTACTATCTTATCGCTGAAGCCAGTGGAATGCTTGCCAATAAACAGATCGTTTATTACGCGGTTGGTTGCTTTGCATTTTTCATGTTTTTTATTATTCCCATCAAAAAAATCGAATGGGTCATCCCTTTTTTCTACTGGGTTACCATCATTTTACTAATCAGTGTTGATTTTTTTGGTATTGCCAAATTGGGTGCGAGGAGATGGCTTGAAATCCCTTTTGTCCATTTCACCATTCAACCCTCTGAGATTTTCAAACCTGCGTTTATTCTCATGCTTGCTTATCTTATTAAACACAATCCTCCCGATGAAAAAGGGTATGGCTGGAAATCCTTTTTTAAGCTGAGCTTTTACATCGTTTTACCCTTTATTCTGGTGGCAAAAGAGCCTGATTTGGGTACGGCGATGATTTTACTGCTTCTTGGCTATGGCACACTTTTTGTTATCGGCGTGCATAAAAAGATCTGGATCACTTTGGCGATTCTCATAGGCATCAGCAGTCCACTGCTCTACAATGGCTTGCACGATTATCAAAAACAGCGTATTGCAGACTTTGTCTCTGAAAAACCCAGTTACCACGTGAAGCAATCCATCATCGCCATTGGTTCAGGAGGACTCACAGGAAAAGAACGCAGTGAAGCAACCCAAACCCACTACAAATTTTTACCGATTGCCACCAGCGATTTTATCTTTGCGTATACCGTTGAACGCCTTGGTTTTTGGGGTGCACTTGGGCTGATTTTGTGTTACGCCTTTTTGGTGATGCATCTTTTAAGTCTCAATTTTATTCTCAAAGAGGATTACTTTGCCAGAGTCATCACCAGTGGTATCTCTCTGCTCATTTTCTTTTACATGAGTATCAACATTGCTATGACCATAGGACTTGCTCCCGTTGTGGGCGTTCCGCTTCCTTTTTACAGTTATGGCGGTAGCAGTTTCATCACTTTTTTCGCTCTTTTTGGCATCTTGGAAAACCTTTTAGCGTTCCGATTTGACCCGACCTATCGTTCCATTAAATATTCGCTCTAA
- a CDS encoding RluA family pseudouridine synthase — translation MEFTCKESKRLDAAMSEALELPRNQVEKLIKNIGVTVDGKLCTKCSLKLVEGNVVYYEFVEATQSPSSYEVDFDVPILYEDDDLLVVNKPPFLTVHGAPSVKEATLVDWLQFKGINLSTISGEERHGIVHRIDKETSGALVIAKNNEAHLSLSSQLEDKSMGRYYLAIIDLPLKDDIVVELPIGRSVNNRLKMDVAKRDGRMAKSAFTKLLLSRDGKKELIAAKLFTGRTHQIRVHLQALSRHILGDSLYGFKSQNGTIPRVMLHAYILYLKHPKTGQLLQIHAPLWDDFDAYLTHHFSKEEVNEKITLDSIVNGFKLNNHWLRKDT, via the coding sequence ATGGAGTTTACATGTAAAGAGTCAAAAAGGCTCGATGCCGCCATGAGTGAAGCGCTGGAATTACCACGCAATCAGGTCGAAAAACTGATTAAAAATATCGGTGTCACGGTGGATGGAAAGCTGTGTACAAAGTGCAGTTTGAAGCTGGTAGAAGGCAATGTTGTGTATTACGAATTTGTAGAGGCAACGCAAAGCCCAAGCAGTTATGAGGTTGATTTTGATGTGCCAATTCTCTACGAGGACGATGATCTTTTGGTGGTCAATAAACCGCCGTTTTTAACCGTGCATGGTGCACCCAGCGTGAAAGAGGCGACACTGGTCGATTGGCTTCAATTTAAGGGCATCAATCTCTCAACGATCAGCGGCGAAGAGCGCCATGGCATCGTGCATCGCATCGATAAAGAAACCAGTGGCGCGCTCGTGATTGCAAAAAACAATGAAGCGCATTTAAGCCTCTCGTCTCAGCTGGAAGATAAAAGCATGGGTAGGTACTATCTTGCGATCATCGATCTGCCCCTTAAAGATGACATCGTGGTAGAACTTCCCATCGGTCGAAGTGTGAATAATCGTCTTAAAATGGATGTCGCAAAACGGGATGGACGAATGGCAAAAAGTGCGTTTACCAAACTCTTATTATCGCGTGATGGCAAAAAAGAACTGATCGCAGCAAAACTGTTTACGGGACGAACCCATCAGATCAGAGTGCACCTCCAAGCGCTTAGCCGCCACATCTTGGGTGATAGTTTATACGGCTTTAAGAGCCAAAATGGTACAATACCCAGAGTTATGTTACACGCCTATATTTTGTATCTTAAGCATCCAAAAACAGGGCAATTGTTGCAAATACATGCCCCATTATGGGATGATTTTGATGCCTATTTAACACACCATTTCAGTAAGGAAGAGGTCAATGAAAAAATTACTTTGGATAGCATCGTTAATGGTTTTAAGCTTAATAATCACTGGTTGCGAAAAGACACTTGA
- a CDS encoding fibronectin type III domain-containing protein: MKKLLWIASLMVLSLIITGCEKTLETPKEPIVDASLPRIEGIRTLPGSTDVGFEWTPIYSAQVEGYYLYRQSGNSMKKIATIKDKYISHYVDTELKPNSSYAYQMSTYSPDKHESGLSMMANVTTLAPVVKSATLGSVEPVSFITAISELPARIKIIWRPHAMENVEYYIIERNEYKSTSWDEVGKVKGRLNAEYIDQDIKDNYVYRYRIKVKTNDGVLSKPSDTVEAHSKALPKGITGVQATSNLPKKIILTWSPSTTSDFAYYKVYRSPTSSLFYSFYGKTVNTEFEDLINENGKTYYYRVVAVDVDGLESKQEGTVTGMTLSALKSPVVRSVKHDGGSIYITWGGDDNAIKYTITKEFELSGKTQKQSFTGIFESNFIDQDTLPGVEYKYKIIAIDKYGIASNPSDSVVIKIPKE, from the coding sequence ATGAAAAAATTACTTTGGATAGCATCGTTAATGGTTTTAAGCTTAATAATCACTGGTTGCGAAAAGACACTTGAAACACCAAAAGAGCCGATCGTTGATGCTTCATTGCCCCGTATAGAGGGCATTCGAACCCTTCCTGGTTCCACCGACGTTGGGTTTGAGTGGACGCCTATTTACAGTGCGCAAGTCGAAGGGTACTATTTGTACCGCCAAAGCGGCAATAGCATGAAAAAAATCGCCACGATTAAAGACAAGTATATCTCGCACTATGTGGATACCGAGCTAAAACCCAATAGCAGTTATGCCTACCAGATGAGCACCTATTCACCCGATAAACATGAATCAGGACTCAGCATGATGGCAAATGTGACAACATTAGCACCTGTTGTGAAGAGTGCAACACTTGGTTCCGTTGAGCCTGTTTCGTTTATTACCGCGATTTCAGAGCTTCCTGCGCGTATCAAAATTATTTGGCGACCGCATGCGATGGAGAATGTGGAGTACTACATCATCGAACGCAACGAATACAAATCAACGTCATGGGATGAAGTGGGTAAAGTCAAAGGCAGGTTAAATGCCGAATACATCGATCAAGACATTAAAGATAACTACGTCTATCGTTACCGCATTAAAGTCAAAACCAATGATGGCGTTCTCTCCAAGCCAAGTGACACCGTTGAAGCGCATTCAAAAGCACTTCCTAAAGGCATTACGGGAGTTCAAGCAACGTCTAATTTACCGAAGAAAATTATCTTGACATGGAGTCCATCAACAACGAGTGATTTTGCCTATTATAAAGTCTATCGTTCTCCAACATCAAGCTTGTTTTACAGTTTTTATGGCAAAACAGTCAATACCGAGTTTGAAGATTTGATCAATGAAAATGGTAAAACCTATTATTACCGTGTTGTCGCCGTGGATGTCGATGGGCTTGAATCCAAGCAAGAAGGCACAGTAACGGGTATGACACTCTCCGCACTCAAGTCTCCTGTTGTTCGCTCCGTAAAGCATGATGGCGGCTCTATTTATATCACATGGGGTGGGGATGATAATGCGATTAAATATACCATCACCAAAGAGTTTGAACTCTCTGGCAAAACACAAAAACAGAGTTTTACAGGTATTTTTGAAAGCAATTTTATTGACCAAGATACGCTGCCTGGCGTGGAGTACAAATACAAAATTATTGCAATCGACAAATACGGCATTGCGTCTAATCCTTCGGATAGCGTCGTTATCAAGATTCCAAAGGAATAA
- the trmB gene encoding tRNA (guanosine(46)-N7)-methyltransferase TrmB → MPNFHTKTLKPLRYPCTYKETTFTYEAHSKRGNTLVMASTQGEQVLIRIQQKEDGVLLVKGDKVTRPTQASFLQKVLIDFRDASEAEEIFSNIEPKKFLHVKHSPYLKEIEFFANHFDVEREIWIEIGFGSGRHLLHQAKKNPHIQFIGLEIHKPSIEQVLKQCELQNIENILVIDYDARLFMEFLPSNVVGRIFVHFPVPWDKKPHRRVFSAAFIEEALRVLHVNATLELRTDSPLYFEFTFSQMMQLSKADVHVKKNAELEITSKYEDRWRKMEKDIYDVILTNEMEAAPIPKLGRLHFDDVVDFAKIRDAFKDELLRGEGFFVHFEELFEIDEKSGLIRLSFGANERNERCFIQIQEGQVTYLPETILATKSNVAAHTLIKEWFHGICD, encoded by the coding sequence ATGCCAAATTTTCATACCAAGACCCTAAAACCTTTACGTTATCCTTGCACCTATAAAGAGACCACATTTACGTACGAAGCCCACTCCAAGCGGGGTAATACGCTGGTGATGGCCTCGACGCAAGGGGAGCAAGTACTCATTCGGATTCAGCAAAAAGAGGATGGAGTTTTGTTGGTCAAGGGCGATAAAGTCACCCGTCCAACCCAAGCCTCTTTTTTACAAAAAGTGTTGATTGATTTTCGAGATGCGAGCGAAGCTGAGGAGATTTTCTCCAACATTGAGCCTAAAAAATTCTTACATGTAAAGCATTCGCCTTACCTCAAAGAAATTGAATTTTTTGCAAACCACTTTGATGTGGAGCGCGAAATTTGGATTGAAATTGGCTTTGGAAGCGGACGCCATCTGTTGCACCAAGCGAAGAAAAATCCTCACATCCAATTTATTGGACTGGAGATTCACAAGCCTTCCATCGAGCAAGTGTTAAAGCAGTGTGAGCTTCAAAACATTGAAAATATTCTCGTGATTGATTACGATGCGAGGCTGTTTATGGAGTTTTTACCTTCCAATGTCGTGGGGCGCATTTTTGTACATTTCCCCGTCCCTTGGGATAAAAAACCACACCGCCGTGTCTTCTCCGCCGCATTTATTGAAGAGGCACTGCGTGTTTTACATGTAAACGCAACATTGGAACTTAGAACCGATAGTCCGCTCTATTTTGAGTTTACCTTTTCGCAGATGATGCAACTGAGCAAAGCGGATGTACATGTAAAGAAAAATGCCGAGTTAGAGATTACGAGTAAGTACGAAGATCGTTGGCGTAAAATGGAAAAAGATATCTACGATGTGATCTTAACCAATGAAATGGAAGCCGCACCGATCCCAAAATTGGGCAGGTTGCACTTTGATGACGTGGTTGATTTTGCTAAAATTAGAGATGCTTTTAAAGACGAACTTCTGCGAGGTGAGGGCTTTTTTGTCCACTTTGAAGAGCTGTTTGAAATTGATGAAAAAAGTGGACTCATTCGCCTCTCTTTTGGTGCCAATGAACGCAACGAGCGCTGTTTTATACAGATCCAAGAAGGACAAGTAACGTATCTTCCTGAGACGATTTTGGCAACGAAAAGCAATGTGGCAGCCCATACCTTAATTAAAGAGTGGTTTCATGGAATATGTGATTAA
- a CDS encoding cell division ATP-binding protein FtsE, giving the protein MEYVIKATGLNISYGRDEPIITDASMQIKAQEFVFITGKSGSGKSTIIKSLYGELFPNHGNLNVCGIDFKNISSSKLNLLRRYLGVVFQDYKLIDEWTVEQNVMLPLIIGGFSKNVCTKQAHKLLKHVKLLHKINKYPYELSGGEQQRVAMARALAHNPVLILADEPTGNLDSYSSEVIWNLLKGAKEHLGTTVLVVTHNIPSTLGIDYKHYFLEGGVLHEVS; this is encoded by the coding sequence ATGGAATATGTGATTAAAGCCACTGGCTTAAATATTAGCTATGGCAGAGATGAGCCCATCATTACCGATGCAAGTATGCAGATTAAAGCGCAAGAGTTTGTCTTTATTACGGGCAAAAGTGGTAGTGGCAAATCAACGATTATCAAGTCACTGTACGGTGAGCTTTTCCCTAATCACGGCAATCTAAATGTCTGTGGTATCGATTTTAAAAATATTAGCAGTTCCAAGCTCAACCTTTTAAGACGCTATTTGGGCGTGGTTTTTCAAGACTATAAACTCATTGATGAGTGGACAGTAGAGCAAAACGTGATGTTGCCTCTCATCATCGGCGGATTTTCAAAAAATGTCTGCACAAAACAAGCGCACAAGCTTTTAAAACACGTCAAATTGTTGCATAAAATCAATAAATATCCGTATGAACTCAGTGGTGGCGAGCAACAACGTGTCGCGATGGCACGCGCACTCGCACACAATCCCGTCCTCATTTTAGCCGATGAACCAACAGGCAATCTGGACAGTTATTCCAGCGAAGTGATCTGGAACCTGCTCAAAGGTGCCAAAGAGCATTTGGGCACAACCGTACTGGTGGTAACGCACAATATTCCCTCAACGCTAGGGATCGATTATAAACACTATTTCCTAGAAGGTGGCGTATTGCATGAGGTCAGTTAG